The following proteins are co-located in the Leptospira weilii genome:
- a CDS encoding type II toxin-antitoxin system RelE family toxin has protein sequence MSEYSILLSKSVTKQLDKLPENIADSLIETIEGLAKNPRPQGVKKLKGRDGFRIRKGDYRIIYDIQDQKLIIEVIAIGHRKDIYQ, from the coding sequence ATGTCTGAATATTCCATTCTTCTTTCTAAATCCGTCACAAAACAACTCGACAAACTTCCCGAAAATATCGCCGATTCTTTGATCGAAACAATTGAAGGCCTCGCTAAAAATCCAAGGCCTCAAGGCGTCAAAAAATTAAAAGGAAGAGACGGCTTCCGTATCCGAAAAGGTGACTACAGAATCATATACGACATCCAAGATCAAAAGCTAATCATAGAAGTCATCGCAATCGGACACAGGAAAGATATTTACCAGTGA
- a CDS encoding CHC2 zinc finger domain-containing protein has product MPYMPKEEITRLKTQTDLLALVRSYGIELKNHGTNWVAKCPFHDDRTPSFVVTPVKNLWHCMGACKTGGSAIDFVMKREGLGFNEAVDVLLKFRPSTERGKAVVTPVSLESALGGRRIPTTEKLSSEERAVVFQVLEYYETNLRQTRSALSYLQTRKIGSEESISKFRIGYSDGSLGKILPSRQSIVGQRARDILKEFGIFGENGQEYFQKKIVIPIFRDKELCGMYGRKVFGSKDPRIPNHRYLQGKHLGIWNEEDAFEKKELVLCESLLDALTFWENGIRNVTCSYGVEGFTEVIQERILEKQIKKIYIAYDADMAGDKGAVSVYQKLKDKGIEIYRVLLPLGMDVNEVAVRSEEVQDTLFGLLEESVRLTEEELTPQYKEMSALETNVRPQEPLLTSEELSTLVEPRSQTQPEVRITKEEVEVNFPERTYLAKGLFRNYPSLETLKVTLKVSQGERYHVDTVDLLSYKGRMSYISTASHELREKEEIIKKELGRLLNILEEALNEREKERNVKTEVELTPEERAQAVLYLEDPELLSNILIDFERCGLVGERINSLVGYLASITRRTENPLAVIIQSSSSAGKSTLMDSILDFVPEEEKEKYSAMTGQSLFYMSSKNLKNKVLAISEEEGAERAKYALKILQSEKKISIASAMKDPATGRTVTEEYSVEGPVVIFLTTTNLEIDEELENRCLILTVNEGREQTRTILEIQRELETLEGIVKKRDKDKIVMLHKNLQRILRPLVVVNPYAKEMKFPDTKLRMRRDQKKYLTLIKSIALLHQYQREKKIGKDENGESFEYIEVTPSDMELGSLLASKILGRTLEELTPQTKEVLFSLHEMVETSSEEQKLSKSAVRFTRRQARERLGMSDTRLRVHLRRLEELEYLVVRSRGQGQLVEYELLYDGEGKEGEEFTLGLSFLEEGNSVFSWKEIFGFERKEEVSENV; this is encoded by the coding sequence ATGCCCTACATGCCAAAAGAAGAGATTACCCGGTTAAAAACCCAAACGGACCTGCTTGCGTTAGTCCGCAGCTACGGAATCGAACTCAAGAACCACGGGACGAACTGGGTGGCAAAATGCCCGTTCCATGACGACCGCACGCCCTCTTTTGTCGTAACGCCGGTAAAGAATCTGTGGCACTGTATGGGAGCTTGCAAGACAGGGGGAAGCGCGATCGACTTTGTAATGAAACGGGAAGGCTTGGGATTTAACGAAGCGGTAGATGTGTTACTAAAATTCAGACCGTCCACCGAGAGAGGAAAGGCAGTCGTCACGCCTGTAAGCTTGGAGAGTGCCCTAGGGGGGAGAAGGATCCCGACAACAGAGAAACTGAGTTCAGAAGAAAGAGCTGTGGTCTTTCAGGTATTAGAATACTACGAAACTAACTTGAGACAAACGAGAAGCGCACTTTCGTATTTACAAACGAGAAAGATTGGAAGCGAGGAATCGATATCCAAGTTTAGAATCGGCTACAGCGACGGAAGTTTAGGAAAGATATTGCCATCGAGACAAAGTATTGTGGGACAAAGAGCGAGAGATATTTTGAAGGAATTCGGGATATTTGGAGAGAACGGACAAGAGTATTTCCAAAAGAAAATAGTAATCCCGATTTTTAGGGACAAAGAGCTGTGCGGGATGTATGGAAGAAAAGTATTCGGGAGTAAAGACCCAAGAATACCCAATCACCGTTACTTACAAGGTAAACACTTAGGAATCTGGAACGAAGAAGACGCGTTTGAAAAGAAAGAGTTAGTACTTTGCGAATCGCTACTGGATGCGTTGACGTTTTGGGAGAATGGAATCAGGAACGTGACTTGCAGTTACGGAGTGGAAGGCTTCACGGAAGTGATTCAAGAAAGGATACTCGAAAAACAAATCAAGAAGATATATATCGCGTATGACGCAGATATGGCGGGAGACAAGGGAGCGGTTTCGGTATATCAGAAACTAAAAGACAAAGGGATTGAGATCTACCGAGTGCTTTTACCACTGGGAATGGATGTAAATGAGGTAGCAGTGAGAAGCGAAGAAGTACAAGACACACTGTTTGGCCTTTTAGAAGAGAGCGTAAGGCTTACCGAAGAAGAACTCACACCGCAATACAAAGAGATGTCCGCGCTTGAGACCAATGTACGACCGCAAGAACCACTTTTGACTTCGGAGGAACTTTCTACCTTAGTCGAACCTAGATCCCAAACCCAACCGGAAGTAAGAATCACGAAAGAAGAAGTGGAAGTAAACTTCCCCGAAAGAACGTATTTAGCAAAGGGCCTCTTTCGAAATTACCCAAGCCTTGAGACGTTGAAAGTGACGCTAAAGGTAAGCCAGGGAGAACGGTATCACGTAGACACAGTGGACTTACTCAGTTACAAAGGAAGGATGTCGTATATATCAACGGCCTCCCATGAGTTACGAGAAAAAGAAGAAATAATCAAGAAGGAACTGGGAAGACTTCTCAATATCTTGGAAGAGGCATTGAACGAAAGAGAGAAGGAGAGAAACGTAAAGACTGAAGTGGAGCTGACTCCGGAAGAAAGAGCCCAAGCGGTCTTGTATTTGGAGGACCCGGAACTACTTTCCAATATCCTAATAGACTTTGAAAGATGCGGACTTGTGGGAGAGAGAATCAATTCTTTAGTTGGATATCTTGCGAGCATTACAAGAAGAACGGAGAACCCGCTTGCCGTGATTATACAAAGCTCCTCGAGTGCGGGTAAGTCGACCCTAATGGACTCTATCCTTGATTTTGTACCGGAAGAAGAGAAAGAGAAGTATTCGGCAATGACGGGCCAATCTCTCTTTTATATGTCCTCGAAGAATTTAAAGAACAAGGTATTAGCCATATCGGAGGAAGAAGGAGCGGAACGGGCCAAGTATGCGCTCAAGATCTTACAGAGTGAAAAGAAAATCAGTATTGCAAGCGCAATGAAAGACCCGGCGACAGGAAGGACGGTAACGGAAGAATACAGCGTGGAAGGCCCGGTGGTAATCTTCCTTACGACCACAAACTTAGAGATTGATGAGGAACTTGAAAACCGGTGTTTGATTCTCACCGTAAACGAAGGAAGGGAACAGACAAGAACGATCCTTGAGATTCAAAGAGAACTGGAGACGTTAGAAGGAATCGTAAAAAAGCGAGACAAAGACAAGATCGTAATGCTTCACAAGAATCTACAAAGGATCCTTCGTCCTTTAGTTGTCGTGAATCCGTATGCGAAGGAAATGAAGTTTCCGGATACAAAACTGAGAATGCGCCGGGATCAAAAGAAATATCTTACCCTAATCAAATCGATCGCACTTTTACACCAATACCAAAGAGAAAAGAAGATCGGTAAGGATGAAAACGGAGAGAGCTTCGAATACATAGAGGTGACTCCTTCAGACATGGAGCTTGGTAGTTTACTTGCTTCTAAGATATTAGGAAGGACGCTTGAAGAGTTAACCCCCCAGACAAAGGAAGTATTGTTTTCTCTTCATGAGATGGTAGAGACGTCAAGCGAAGAACAAAAGCTTTCAAAGAGTGCAGTGAGATTCACGAGACGTCAAGCGAGAGAGAGACTTGGAATGAGTGATACAAGACTTAGAGTTCATTTGAGACGACTGGAGGAGTTGGAGTATTTGGTGGTACGCAGTCGCGGTCAAGGACAGTTAGTGGAATACGAGCTATTGTATGACGGAGAAGGAAAGGAAGGAGAAGAGTTTACATTAGGGTTATCTTTCTTGGAAGAAGGGAATTCGGTTT
- a CDS encoding helix-turn-helix domain-containing protein → MNLPDKIKELRKKNGISQQSLADKLGIHLSHVSRIENGHNEPSLEVLRGLMNVFEVSADFLLNDDLDSYEVEIKDKSLAERIRLLDSLDEKNREALLQVIDNMLTNQRMKQLLATGSGK, encoded by the coding sequence ATGAATCTTCCGGATAAAATCAAAGAATTAAGAAAGAAGAACGGCATTTCTCAGCAAAGCTTAGCAGACAAATTAGGAATCCATCTAAGTCACGTAAGTCGAATCGAAAACGGACACAACGAGCCTTCTCTCGAAGTCCTACGTGGACTCATGAATGTTTTTGAAGTCTCTGCGGACTTTTTACTGAATGACGATTTGGATTCTTACGAAGTGGAAATTAAGGACAAATCCTTAGCCGAACGTATTAGACTTTTAGATTCATTAGATGAAAAGAACAGAGAAGCTCTCCTGCAAGTAATCGACAATATGCTCACCAATCAAAGAATGAAACAACTTCTCGCTACCGGCTCAGGAAAGTAA